The Cognaticolwellia beringensis genome segment AATCTATAATTATCAATGCATTATGGATTTTGTGTGTGTTGGCATGAATAACGCATTAAGTGAAGGGTAGTTTGAAGCTAATTAAATAAAGGGGAATGCTATGTTGAGCTGGGCACTTACATTTTTAGTTATTGCGATTGTAGCTGCAATATTCGGTTTTAGTGGTATCGCAGGGGCAGCAGCAGGTATTGCTAAAATTATATTTTTCATATTCGTTGTGTTGTTGGTTATCTCATTAATCGCCAATGCTATTCGTGGTAAATCACCAAGACTTTAGGGAAAAAAATTATGACTATTATTAAAAAATTATCAATGACACTGATTACACTTGTTACCGTATTGGGCTTAGCTGCCTGTAGTGACGATAAAGCTGAAACAGCAGGTGAAAAAGTAGATGAAATGGTACAAGATACCGGCAATGCCATTGAAGATGCAGGCGATAAAGCAGGTGACATGGCTACTGACGCTGGTAATGCCATTGAAGATGCTTGTGAAAAAGTTAAAGAAGGCGTAAAAGCTAAAGACACTGATTGTTAAATAACAGTGGATAAATTTTTAAAAAAGGCCTGAATAGGCCTTTTTTATTGTTTATTTTTTAGGAATAAAGCCACATGTTTAAGATTACGACTTAATACTATTTTAGTGAGTGTAAACCAAAGGTATTACCTTCAGTATCAATGCCTAATGTTATAAAACCATATTTGCCAATTGACATTTTTGGCCGCTGAACAACACCGCCAGAGCTTAAAATTTTAGATTGCTCTAATGCGCAATCATCACAGGAAAAATAAATAAGTGTACTATTGCCACCAGCTTTAAATCCTGGCATTTTTACTAGTGCACCAGCAGCGCCATAAACGTCGTAATTTGCAGGAAAAGCTAACATCTCAACCTGCTCATTACTGGGATCTCCTATAGATTCAAAACTGGTATTGAATACAGACTCATAAAAATTTCTCGCACGTTTTAAGTCGTCAACGTAAATTTCAAACCAGCCTACCGGATTTTTAGTCATGTTATTCATTCCTCGAATTAAAATATTTAGCTCCACTAATCATTAAAGCTAGCAGAAATTATGAAGCTGTACGTGTTTTTATCAACTAAGACTAAATAATGCGTAATATTTCAGAATTGCTTTTGATGACTATTACGAGAAAATAATCTGTTAACCGTACTTGAATTATCTCAACAGCTAAGTAATAAGCTTAGATAAAAATTGATTATTTGACATAATTTTATATAGTTTATGGTAAGGCCATCTAATTATTTTATTAATAGTAATTAATTATCAATGTTTTATGAAAAAAGATGTGCGGCATGAAATGTGATTATATATCAGTGGAGGCTTGTAATTTGATAGATAGAGGAACATATTATGTAAGCTGAACGCTTACATTTTAAAGTAGAGTTATTATCGTAACAGCCTTTGATTTTATTGGTATCGCTGATGCAGCGGCCGCTATTTCAAAGATTATATTTTTCATTTTCGTTGTATTGTAGATGATTTGATTAATCGGCAATGCAATTCGTGGTAAACACTAAAAATTTAGGGAAAAACACATGACTTTTAATAAAAAACTATCGACCTCACTTGTTTTATTTATAGCAATGTTTGGGTTAACAGCTTGTAGTGAAAAAGAAGCAGAAGAAGCCGGCGACAAAGTTGAGAAGGTCGTTAAAGGTGCTGGCGATAAAGTAAGTGAAATGAAAACAGATGCAGGAAATGCACTGCAAGCTGCGGGCGAAAAAGTATCATCCATGAAAGAAGGTGCTGGTGAAGCTATTGAAGGCGCGGGCGAAAAAGTCAGCGAAATGAAAGACGATGCAGGTGAAGCTATTGAAGGTGCGAGTGAAAAAGTCAGCGAAATGGCTAGCGATGCGGGTGATAAAATAGGTGAAATGAAAACAAGTATTAGCGACAAATTCGGTTCAATGAAAAAAGATGCGGGTAACGCCATTGAAGATGCTTGTGAAGAGGCAAAGGAAGGGGTGGATGCTAACGATGATGATTGTTAATTTAACATCATAAAAGCAATAACTTCAGTTTAGTTATTGGCAAAATAAAATTAAAAAGCCCTTGTTATTCAAGGGCTTTTTATTTGATATAAAATATCCGCATAATTAACTTAAATTTTAATGGTAATCGTTTGTTATTAAAAAAGGGCCTGTAATCGAGCGAAAAGTCCAGCGAAGATAAACTTCATTTGTATTACTTATCATCGACGTTGCTGACAGTAATTATGTAGCCGTCTTCAACATACTGAAATGTCTAAAACATTATTGCCATCCTATTCTGTAAAAATAAGTGTTTTAACAAATTTATTATGCTACTTTTAGCGTATTAACTTTTTGATAAACATTAAAAATTGAAGTTTTTTCAAGAAATGTCATATCGTTGAATAGGACTAAATTGTTAGCCTTATTTGATGCAAAAAGTACCAAGTAATTCAATATTATTGAGGTTACATACTTAGCTCATACATTTAAGCCAGTGGTTGAAAAAAAACCATCAATGCTTTCAAATGTAGAACATTGGAGATGTTTAGTAATGCCAAGTAATTCGAAAATTAAAATATTAGTGAGTGATGACGATCTCACTGCTCGAATTATAATGCAAGAAACACTCGCCAGCGACGATATAGAAGTGCTGGAAGCTGAAAATGGCAAGCGCGCTGTAGAGCAATTTGAAAAGCATCAACCGGCGTTAATCCTACTCGATGTATCCATGCCGCTAATGAATGGCTTTGAGGTGTGTGAGCACATTAGAGCGTTAGAAAGTGGCAAGCATGTGCCAATTATTATGGTGACCGGATCTGATGATTTGGAGTCAATTCATAAGTCGTATTCAGTAGGCGCTACTGACTTTATTGCTAAGCCTATTAAATGGGAAATATTAGCGCAGAGAGTAAAATATATTCTCCGTGCTAGCCAAGCTTTTGCCGACCAAATGTCACAACAGAAAGAGCTTCATAAACTGGCTTTTTATGATGCCTTAACCGGTCTGCCAAATCGGTTGTTATTACTAAAAGATTTACAAAGCTTTTTAGCGATGGCTCGTCGGAACGACTATCAAGCGGCTATGTTGTATATCGATCTCGATAGATTTAAACGAATTAACGATACTATGGGCCATAGTATCGGAGATAAATTACTGAGAAAAGTTGCCCATCGTTTACAAGAAAATATGCGAGACAGTGATGTGTTTTCTCGGGTTGGCGATGAAGAATTAATGAGTAACGGACAGTTATCAAGTTTTGGCGGTGACGAATTTACTATTTTCTTGAGTCAGTTACGCAATTCAAGTGAGGCTATGTTGGTCGCTGAACGCGTAATTCAAAGCTTCATCAAACCATTTAAACTAGAACAGTTTGAAGTTGTGATCACTCCAAGTATCGGCATTTCTATTTTTCCAGACGATGGTGAAAATGCGGAGTCTTTACTGAAAAATGCAGACACGGCAATGTATTCGGCTAAAGAGGCTGGACGCAGCTGTTTCAAGTTTTATCGCGACTCAATGAATGCAACAGCGGCAATACGCTTACAACTCGAACAAGACTTACGTACAGCATTAAAATCAGGTGAAATTGTCCCTTTCTATCAACCGCAAATTTGTGCTGAAACAGGTAACATTGTTAGCGTGGAAGCACTAGTCAGATGGTTACCTGCACAAGGCGGTATTATTCCACCTGATGAATTTATTCCGATTGCTGAAGAAACAGGTTTAATTAACGATTTAGGGCTTTTAGTTTTACAGCATAGTTGCAAGCAGGCTAAACAATGGTTAGATCAAGGTCATAGGATACGGGTTGCGGTAAACGTATCTGCGCATCAGTTTAGGCAGCTTGATTTTACTCAAGTGGTTGAAAAAACACTTAAGGAATGCAACCTACCGCCGTCGTTACTCGAGTTAGAATTAACCGAATCAGTTATTATGAGTGATGCGGAAGAAAATATTAAGCGATTAATCGAGTTGAAAAATTTAGGTGTTACCTTGGCGGTTGACGACTTCGGAACCGGTTATTCTTCATTAAGTTATCTAAAAAAATTCCCCATTGATATTCTTAAAATAGATCGTGCTTTTATGTGCGATGTTAACTCAGCACCTGACGATATTGCTATTGTAGAAGCTATTTTAGCCTTAGCGAAAAGTTTAAAACTTGGCGTTATTGCCGAAGGCATAGAAGAAGCTGAACAAATAGACATACTAAAGAGCAGTAAGAACTTATTGTTACAAGGTTACTTATTTTCACGCCCATTGGCTGCCGAAAAAATCACTCCATTGTTAAATCAGAATTTTACTCACTTTATGCAAAATTAATCATGAATAAATTGCAAGCCATTGGCACTTTAGCTCAGAAGAAAAATAGTATTACGCTTTTTATCGATAGTGAAATTAACGCCACTGCTGATTTCACCAACATGCTAAAGACTATTCAGGCGCAAACTTCTGCTATGGGTATACAACTGCAAACATTAGCATTGTCAGGTGATTATGGCGACCAATCAGCAATGTTTGTTGCATGTCAAAATGCAGCGCACGCAGAGCGACTAATAAATCGCTGTAATCTAAAATCTCAACAAGTTTTTTGGTTGCAAGAACAGCCTCAGCAGAAAATTCAGGAAAAACTACCAAATAATCATTGGTTTATTGACTGGCCTAATGAGCAAGCTTTGTTGCCTATTTTATCTTTGTTAGCTCGTTATAACGACATATATAGTGCTAAACAGCATACTGAGCAGAAGTTTAGCTTACTGACTGAGTGTTTAGGCGAATGGGTAGTGACGCTAAGTAATGAAGGAAAAATAGTCGAGCTTAATGCTGAGCTGTCGACAGTACTGGGTGATTCAAGTGCATCAGCAATAGGTAAAGATTTATTGTCTTGTATTAAAATTCCTTCTGATACTGCCAAAATTCGAATGGAAAACATTTTATCTGATCTTGAACGAACAGGAGCAATGACAAGGTTACCGCCTTTTCCTATTCAATTAGAGAATACCGTCATCATTGTCGATGGTTTTGTCGGTTCATTACGCAACCAAGATAATTTACTTATTATGCGCCAAGTCGCGACGTGGCAAAGTCAGAAATGGCAAGAGCAACTTTCAGAGCAAAATGATCCTGTAACGTTATTGCTGATAAATCCTGATGATTTCGCTAAATTTAATCAACAACATGGTCGTGAATTAGGTGATCAAGTGTTGGATGAAATTATGCTCGGTTTGACTGATTTACTGCGCACGGCTGATTTTGTCAGCCGATATAGCGGTGTGGTATTTGCGGCACATTTACCTGAAACTAATGAACAACAAGGTCAAGCACTGGCCGCTCGAGTACGACAAATGTTAGTGAATACGTCGTTTACTGAGAAAAAATTAAAGTTAGATTTTAGCTTTGGTTTAGCATCACTCGATACTGAACAGCAGTTAGGAGAACAATCACCTTTAGAGTTGTTTAGACGAGCGAATACCGCTTTACAAGCTGCTCGCAGCATAGGTGGCGGTAAATTAGTCGGCTGGGAACCGCAGTTTGACGCTAACATTACGGCTAATTTAGATCGCATGAGTGGTAAGTTCTCAGAAGCACCGGAAGACGATTTTAGATTGCTTGCACTGCAATGGGACTTAATTCGCTTAATTGGCAACACACATTCATTACAAATATTTTCAAAACAAATTTGTCAAACGCTGACCGCAGGAATGCAATGTGAATATGCCGGGTTATATTTAGTTAAAAACCATGAATTAACGATTTCATCTTGTAGCACAGCTAAGCAAAATATCGATGTTGATATTATACATAGCTGGGTTAACGCAAACATTCGTCTTGATAGCTTAGCGAATTTAATAGATAAACCAATGCAACCTTCCAACTCATTTTGCCAAGCTATAGTGCCATTGTTCACTCGTAGTCAGTGTTTAGGGCTAATTTTATTACGTTGGCCGCTTGGTGAGCAAAATAACGCTGAAAAATATAGTGGGCAATTAAAGCAAGTCACACCCAATTTGGCGGCTGCGATTGATCGTATTTTACTACTCGAAAATGACCAGCGTAGAGTGCTTATAGCCAATAGCACTATGGGTGACCAGCACGAATTACTGTTTGAATCTCCAGCCATGCGTGCCGTTATGCAACAGGTACAGTTAGTCGCACCCACCGATGCCTCGGTACTTATTATTGGTGAGTCTGGTACTGGTAAAGAGATCATAGCAAGACAAATACATAACCAAAGTGCTCTACTAGAAAAGCCTTTCATTACCGTCGACTGCAGTACTATAGTGGAACATTTAATAGAAAGTGAGTTGTTTGGTCATAGAAAAGGTGCTTTTACCGGTGCAACAAGTGATCAGCCCGGCATGATTGCCCAAGCTGACGGTGGTACCTTGTTTTTAGATGAAGTAGGAGAACTGCCGCTAGATATTCAATCCAAACTTTTGAGATTTGTGCAAGAAAAAACCTATGTAGCGGTGGGTGACCAACGAGTACGTAAAGTCGATGTTAGATTAGTATTAGCCACAAACCGAAACTTATTAGATGAAGTTGCTATGGGCCGCTTCCGCTCTGATCTTTATTATCGGATTAATGTTTTTACCGTCAACTTGCCTCCTTTGCATAAACGTGGCAATGATGCCTTATTACTGTGTCGTCATTTCTTAGCTAAATTTAGCCAACAATACAAAAAAGACATTATTGATTTTACACCCGCAGCGATAAACCTTTTGCAGGCTTATTTATGGCCAGGCAACATCAGAGAGCTACGAAACGCGATTATGCGGGCCGTTATACTGTGCGAAAGTAAATTAGTCGACAGTCAACATTTGGAGCTTCAAGAGCAAGGTGATATTAAGGCATCAGCAGAGCATAAGCTGTCGTCTAATCATGAGGCTATTACAGATGAAACTAATGCCA includes the following:
- a CDS encoding DUF1328 domain-containing protein, which translates into the protein MLSWALTFLVIAIVAAIFGFSGIAGAAAGIAKIIFFIFVVLLVISLIANAIRGKSPRL
- a CDS encoding VOC family protein, with the translated sequence MTKNPVGWFEIYVDDLKRARNFYESVFNTSFESIGDPSNEQVEMLAFPANYDVYGAAGALVKMPGFKAGGNSTLIYFSCDDCALEQSKILSSGGVVQRPKMSIGKYGFITLGIDTEGNTFGLHSLK
- a CDS encoding two-component system response regulator — protein: MPSNSKIKILVSDDDLTARIIMQETLASDDIEVLEAENGKRAVEQFEKHQPALILLDVSMPLMNGFEVCEHIRALESGKHVPIIMVTGSDDLESIHKSYSVGATDFIAKPIKWEILAQRVKYILRASQAFADQMSQQKELHKLAFYDALTGLPNRLLLLKDLQSFLAMARRNDYQAAMLYIDLDRFKRINDTMGHSIGDKLLRKVAHRLQENMRDSDVFSRVGDEELMSNGQLSSFGGDEFTIFLSQLRNSSEAMLVAERVIQSFIKPFKLEQFEVVITPSIGISIFPDDGENAESLLKNADTAMYSAKEAGRSCFKFYRDSMNATAAIRLQLEQDLRTALKSGEIVPFYQPQICAETGNIVSVEALVRWLPAQGGIIPPDEFIPIAEETGLINDLGLLVLQHSCKQAKQWLDQGHRIRVAVNVSAHQFRQLDFTQVVEKTLKECNLPPSLLELELTESVIMSDAEENIKRLIELKNLGVTLAVDDFGTGYSSLSYLKKFPIDILKIDRAFMCDVNSAPDDIAIVEAILALAKSLKLGVIAEGIEEAEQIDILKSSKNLLLQGYLFSRPLAAEKITPLLNQNFTHFMQN
- a CDS encoding sigma 54-interacting transcriptional regulator → MNKLQAIGTLAQKKNSITLFIDSEINATADFTNMLKTIQAQTSAMGIQLQTLALSGDYGDQSAMFVACQNAAHAERLINRCNLKSQQVFWLQEQPQQKIQEKLPNNHWFIDWPNEQALLPILSLLARYNDIYSAKQHTEQKFSLLTECLGEWVVTLSNEGKIVELNAELSTVLGDSSASAIGKDLLSCIKIPSDTAKIRMENILSDLERTGAMTRLPPFPIQLENTVIIVDGFVGSLRNQDNLLIMRQVATWQSQKWQEQLSEQNDPVTLLLINPDDFAKFNQQHGRELGDQVLDEIMLGLTDLLRTADFVSRYSGVVFAAHLPETNEQQGQALAARVRQMLVNTSFTEKKLKLDFSFGLASLDTEQQLGEQSPLELFRRANTALQAARSIGGGKLVGWEPQFDANITANLDRMSGKFSEAPEDDFRLLALQWDLIRLIGNTHSLQIFSKQICQTLTAGMQCEYAGLYLVKNHELTISSCSTAKQNIDVDIIHSWVNANIRLDSLANLIDKPMQPSNSFCQAIVPLFTRSQCLGLILLRWPLGEQNNAEKYSGQLKQVTPNLAAAIDRILLLENDQRRVLIANSTMGDQHELLFESPAMRAVMQQVQLVAPTDASVLIIGESGTGKEIIARQIHNQSALLEKPFITVDCSTIVEHLIESELFGHRKGAFTGATSDQPGMIAQADGGTLFLDEVGELPLDIQSKLLRFVQEKTYVAVGDQRVRKVDVRLVLATNRNLLDEVAMGRFRSDLYYRINVFTVNLPPLHKRGNDALLLCRHFLAKFSQQYKKDIIDFTPAAINLLQAYLWPGNIRELRNAIMRAVILCESKLVDSQHLELQEQGDIKASAEHKLSSNHEAITDETNANIGQYEDISVLLSKLVGIALQQTRLFPISAWLELQWLKVCLAKWGSMYQVALQLDQSESTLRRRFTKLNGLDLNLPQLVDSAGECDKILGHLLTGDSNNLLWSKIETTLHEIVMKKEISQQQKAQLLNVTQPTLRKILQQVLA